Proteins encoded together in one Pseudoroseomonas cervicalis window:
- a CDS encoding tripartite tricarboxylate transporter substrate binding protein, with protein sequence MRSPARAPMAPHTLAEATGPGPSRLALSRRALGRLALAGAALPFAAGPALAAFPDRTITIIVPFAPAGATDLAGRVLADRMGPLLVEGGRAVVENKPGAGSALGADFVRRARPDGYTLLVGSASTLAVAPAAQPKVARYNPAEDFTPIAVVGTSAMGLVVPTASGIRSVPQLVARLREGGGRDGYASSGVGGVAHLAGALFSKLAEAPANHIPYRGGSSVAEALMKQEVLFAIDQIASIVGQIRDGALTLLAVTTRARDRNFPDVPTLAEAGVAEYELSTWTALVGPKDMPADIAAALNRAANAALREPAVRERLSSSGTDPRDDSTPDSTRAFLTEEFAWFQAVVARTGLQID encoded by the coding sequence ATGCGCAGCCCTGCCCGCGCGCCCATGGCCCCGCACACCCTGGCCGAGGCGACCGGCCCCGGCCCGTCCCGCCTCGCCCTGTCCCGCCGCGCCCTGGGGCGCCTGGCGCTGGCCGGCGCCGCGCTGCCCTTCGCCGCCGGCCCGGCCCTCGCCGCCTTCCCGGACCGCACCATCACCATCATCGTGCCCTTCGCCCCGGCCGGCGCCACCGACCTGGCCGGCCGCGTGCTGGCCGACCGCATGGGCCCGCTGCTGGTCGAGGGCGGCCGCGCCGTGGTCGAGAACAAGCCGGGCGCCGGCTCCGCGCTGGGCGCCGATTTCGTCCGCCGCGCCCGGCCGGATGGCTACACCCTGCTGGTCGGCTCGGCCTCCACCCTGGCGGTGGCGCCGGCGGCGCAGCCCAAGGTGGCGCGCTACAACCCGGCCGAGGATTTCACCCCCATCGCCGTGGTCGGCACCAGCGCCATGGGGCTGGTGGTGCCCACGGCGTCGGGCATCCGCAGCGTGCCGCAGCTGGTGGCGCGCCTGCGCGAGGGTGGTGGGCGCGACGGCTATGCCAGCTCCGGCGTCGGCGGCGTCGCGCATCTGGCCGGGGCGCTGTTCAGCAAGCTGGCCGAGGCGCCGGCCAACCACATCCCCTATCGTGGCGGCAGCTCGGTGGCCGAGGCGCTGATGAAGCAGGAGGTGCTGTTCGCCATCGACCAGATCGCCTCCATCGTCGGCCAGATCCGCGATGGCGCGCTGACCCTGCTGGCGGTGACGACGCGCGCGCGCGACCGCAACTTCCCCGATGTGCCGACGCTCGCCGAGGCCGGTGTGGCCGAATACGAGCTCTCCACCTGGACCGCCCTGGTCGGGCCGAAGGACATGCCGGCCGATATCGCCGCCGCGCTGAACCGCGCCGCCAATGCCGCGCTGCGCGAACCGGCGGTGCGCGAACGCCTCTCCTCCTCCGGCACCGATCCGCGCGACGACAGCACGCCCGACAGCACCCGCGCCTTCCTCACCGAGGAATTCGCCTGGTTCCAGGCCGTGGTCGCCCGCACCGGCCTGCAGATAGACTAG
- a CDS encoding GntR family transcriptional regulator: MAEPARDDTPTPLPAAIAAALEEDIVFGRLHPRERLVEEELTARFRATRHAIRQALSELERMGLVERIPNRGALVKAYSLAEVEQLYALRALLEREAARQMPLPPPEEALAALRGVQAAHDRAVAEGDARAAFRANLAFHRAFFGCCGNAFLAETIEHLALRAHAIRFAAVPDPAALARAREEHHAMLAALEGADRDALLRLCEAHLVPSRQAYLRAQAAFLA, translated from the coding sequence ATGGCCGAGCCCGCCCGCGACGACACCCCCACCCCCCTGCCCGCCGCCATCGCGGCGGCGCTGGAGGAGGACATCGTCTTCGGCCGGCTGCACCCGCGGGAGCGGCTGGTGGAGGAGGAGCTGACCGCGCGCTTCCGCGCCACCCGCCACGCCATCCGCCAGGCGCTGTCGGAGCTGGAGCGGATGGGCCTGGTCGAGCGCATTCCCAACCGGGGCGCGCTGGTGAAGGCCTACAGCCTGGCCGAGGTGGAGCAGCTCTACGCGCTGCGCGCCCTGCTGGAGCGCGAGGCGGCGCGGCAGATGCCGCTGCCCCCGCCGGAGGAAGCGCTGGCCGCGCTGCGCGGCGTGCAGGCCGCGCATGACCGCGCGGTGGCGGAGGGCGATGCCCGCGCCGCCTTCCGCGCCAATCTGGCCTTTCACCGCGCCTTCTTCGGCTGCTGCGGCAATGCCTTCCTGGCCGAGACCATCGAGCATCTGGCGCTGCGCGCGCATGCCATCCGCTTCGCCGCCGTGCCCGACCCGGCGGCCCTGGCCCGCGCGCGGGAGGAACACCACGCCATGCTGGCGGCGCTCGAGGGCGCCGACCGCGACGCGCTGCTGCGCCTGTGCGAGGCGCATCTGGTGCCCTCCCGCCAGGCCTATCTGCGCGCCCAGGCCGCCTTCCTGGCCTGA
- a CDS encoding dihydroxy-acid dehydratase has translation MTDKNDAPDAVGLTRGLTNYGDRDFARYLRLSMARSMGLSSDLLKKPVVGIAATYSEFNNCHRLVPELVAAVKRGVLASGGLPLEFPTISLGEVFLNPTSLFFRNLMSIDTEEMVRGQPMDAVVLVGGCDKTVPAQLMGAVSANVPAIQVVTGPMMTGRWRGERLGACTDCRRFWAKFRAGEIDQDTIEEVEGNLATTAGTCAVMGTASTMASLAEALGMMLPGTAAIPAVHADRIRAAEASGAAAMMLAAKQITPDRIVTEKSVENALRVLLAIGGSTNAIIHLTAIAGRAGVTIDLNRLNELSDTTPVLVDLKPTGPFYMEDLHVAGGIGAVLRELKPLLHLDALTVSGETLGERLAAEPGFVDRAVVRTREEPLQPEGGLVALFGSLAPRGAILKRAAADPKLFEKEARAVVFTSLEDLAARIDDPDLDVTADDMLVLQNAGPLSPSGMPEAGYLPIPSKLARAGVKDMVRISDARMSGTAYGTIVLHVSPDSASGGPLGLVRNGDRIRLSVKERRIDLLVAEDELARRRAELPAAPPPPKRGYARLYKEQVLQADEGCDFDMLRADPSR, from the coding sequence ATGACCGACAAGAACGACGCCCCCGACGCTGTGGGCCTGACCCGCGGCCTGACCAACTATGGCGACCGCGACTTCGCCCGCTATCTGCGCCTGTCCATGGCGCGCTCCATGGGCCTGTCCTCCGATCTGCTGAAGAAGCCGGTGGTCGGCATCGCCGCCACCTATTCCGAGTTCAACAACTGCCACCGCCTGGTGCCGGAGCTGGTGGCGGCGGTGAAGCGCGGCGTGCTGGCCTCGGGCGGCCTGCCGCTGGAATTCCCCACCATCTCGCTGGGTGAGGTGTTCCTGAACCCGACCAGCCTGTTCTTCCGCAACCTGATGTCGATCGACACCGAGGAGATGGTGCGCGGCCAGCCGATGGATGCGGTGGTGCTGGTGGGCGGCTGCGACAAGACGGTGCCGGCGCAGCTGATGGGCGCCGTCTCCGCCAATGTCCCGGCCATCCAGGTGGTGACGGGGCCGATGATGACCGGCCGCTGGCGCGGCGAGCGGCTCGGCGCCTGCACCGATTGCCGCCGCTTCTGGGCCAAGTTCCGCGCCGGCGAGATCGACCAGGACACCATCGAGGAGGTGGAGGGCAACCTGGCCACCACCGCCGGCACCTGCGCGGTGATGGGCACCGCCTCCACCATGGCCTCGCTGGCCGAGGCGCTGGGCATGATGCTGCCCGGCACCGCCGCCATCCCCGCCGTGCATGCCGACCGCATCCGCGCCGCCGAGGCCTCCGGCGCCGCCGCGATGATGCTGGCGGCGAAGCAGATCACCCCGGACCGGATCGTCACCGAGAAATCGGTGGAGAATGCGCTGCGCGTGCTGCTGGCGATCGGCGGCTCGACCAACGCCATCATCCATTTGACCGCCATCGCCGGCCGCGCCGGCGTGACCATCGACCTGAACCGGCTGAACGAGCTGTCCGACACCACCCCCGTGCTGGTCGACCTGAAGCCCACCGGCCCCTTCTACATGGAGGATCTGCACGTGGCCGGCGGCATCGGCGCCGTGCTGCGGGAACTCAAGCCGCTGCTGCATCTCGACGCGCTGACCGTCTCCGGCGAGACGCTGGGCGAGCGGCTGGCGGCCGAGCCGGGCTTCGTCGACCGCGCCGTCGTCCGCACGCGGGAGGAGCCGCTGCAGCCCGAGGGCGGGCTGGTCGCGCTGTTCGGCTCGCTCGCCCCGCGCGGCGCCATCCTCAAGCGCGCCGCCGCCGACCCGAAGCTGTTCGAGAAGGAGGCCCGCGCCGTGGTCTTCACCTCGCTCGAGGATCTGGCCGCGCGCATCGACGACCCGGATCTGGACGTGACGGCGGATGACATGCTGGTGCTGCAGAATGCCGGGCCGCTCTCGCCCTCCGGCATGCCGGAGGCGGGCTACCTGCCGATCCCGTCCAAGCTGGCGCGGGCGGGGGTGAAGGACATGGTGCGCATCTCGGATGCCCGCATGTCCGGCACCGCCTATGGCACCATCGTGCTGCATGTCTCGCCCGATTCCGCCTCCGGCGGGCCGCTCGGCCTGGTGCGCAATGGCGACCGCATCCGCCTCTCGGTGAAGGAGCGGCGCATCGACCTGCTGGTGGCCGAGGACGAGCTCGCCCGCCGCCGCGCCGAGCTGCCGGCCGCGCCGCCGCCGCCCAAGCGCGGCTATGCGCGCCTCTACAAGGAGCAGGTGCTGCAGGCCGATGAGGGCTGCGATTTCGACATGCTGCGCGCCGACCCGTCGCGCTGA
- the sugE gene encoding quaternary ammonium compound efflux SMR transporter SugE produces MAWIYLLFAGLLEIGWAVGLKYAHGFTRLVPSLLTIASMAASLALLGLALRSLPLGSAYAIWTGIGTVGTALLGIALFGEPATAARLLCIAMIAGGIIGLKLVS; encoded by the coding sequence ATGGCCTGGATCTATCTCCTCTTCGCCGGATTGCTCGAAATCGGCTGGGCCGTCGGGCTGAAATACGCCCATGGCTTCACCCGGCTGGTGCCCAGCCTGCTGACCATCGCCAGCATGGCCGCCAGCCTGGCGCTGCTCGGCCTGGCGCTGCGCAGCCTGCCGCTCGGCAGCGCCTATGCCATCTGGACCGGCATCGGCACGGTGGGCACCGCCCTCCTCGGCATCGCCCTGTTCGGGGAGCCCGCGACGGCCGCCCGGCTGCTCTGCATCGCCATGATCGCCGGCGGCATCATCGGGCTGAAGCTGGTCTCCTGA
- a CDS encoding M20 family metallo-hydrolase, which translates to MAVAPNLIAAVDEARQWRRLMEMAELGAIPGPTPEDRGVNRPCLSALDRVARRKLIGWATELGLTVATDELGNLFLRHEGSDPGAAPVLTGSHMDSQPNGGRFDGIWGVLAGLEAVQAIREAGITTRHPIEVVAWTNEEGGRFAPGCMGSMAWSGFQPPTAWDAVTDPEGITFRAALDEHLAAEADLPRRPLGAYRPHAYVEAHIEQGPRLESGGLDIGIVTGIQGSRWFTVEIRGKTDHAGTTPLGQRQDAVQDMVRAITALNALMHDPKDVLRFTVGKVEVFPNASNTVADLARFSIDFRHPQAEVLLKRGDAIPGVIQAALRDCTATVTERFHALPVTFQPEVPDAVERAARAQGLGALRLPSGAFHDAQFMVPLCPTGMIFVPCRGGVSHHPSEYSTPEQLAKGTRVLAAALVDLAK; encoded by the coding sequence ATGGCGGTGGCCCCCAATCTGATCGCGGCGGTGGACGAGGCGCGCCAATGGCGCCGGCTGATGGAGATGGCCGAGCTCGGCGCCATCCCCGGCCCAACGCCCGAGGACCGCGGCGTCAACCGCCCCTGCCTCTCGGCCCTGGACCGGGTGGCCCGCCGCAAGCTGATCGGCTGGGCCACGGAGCTGGGCCTGACCGTCGCCACCGATGAGCTCGGCAACCTGTTCCTGCGGCATGAGGGCAGCGACCCGGGCGCCGCCCCGGTGCTGACCGGCAGCCATATGGACAGCCAGCCCAATGGCGGCCGCTTCGACGGCATCTGGGGCGTGCTGGCCGGGCTGGAGGCGGTGCAGGCCATCCGCGAGGCCGGCATCACCACCCGCCACCCGATCGAGGTGGTGGCCTGGACCAATGAGGAAGGCGGCCGCTTCGCCCCCGGCTGCATGGGCAGCATGGCCTGGAGCGGCTTCCAGCCCCCCACCGCCTGGGATGCGGTGACCGACCCGGAGGGCATCACCTTCCGCGCCGCCCTGGACGAACACCTGGCGGCCGAGGCCGACCTGCCGCGCCGCCCGCTCGGCGCCTATCGCCCGCACGCCTATGTCGAGGCGCATATCGAGCAGGGCCCGCGCCTGGAATCCGGCGGGCTGGATATCGGCATCGTCACCGGCATCCAGGGCAGCCGCTGGTTCACCGTCGAGATCCGCGGCAAGACCGACCATGCCGGCACCACCCCGCTCGGCCAGCGCCAGGACGCGGTGCAGGACATGGTCCGCGCCATCACCGCGCTGAACGCGCTGATGCACGACCCGAAGGACGTGCTGCGCTTCACCGTGGGCAAGGTGGAGGTCTTCCCCAACGCCTCCAACACGGTGGCCGACCTGGCGCGCTTCTCGATCGATTTCCGCCACCCGCAGGCCGAGGTGCTGCTCAAGCGCGGCGATGCCATTCCGGGCGTCATCCAGGCGGCGCTGCGCGACTGCACCGCGACGGTGACGGAGCGCTTCCACGCGCTTCCCGTGACCTTCCAGCCCGAGGTGCCGGATGCGGTGGAACGCGCCGCGCGCGCCCAGGGGCTGGGCGCGCTGCGCCTGCCCTCCGGCGCCTTCCACGACGCGCAATTCATGGTGCCGCTCTGCCCGACGGGCATGATCTTCGTGCCCTGCCGCGGCGGCGTCAGCCACCACCCGTCGGAATATTCGACGCCGGAACAGCTGGCCAAGGGCACGCGGGTGCTGGCGGCGGCGCTGGTGGATCTGGCGAAGTAA
- a CDS encoding DUF882 domain-containing protein translates to MAGRREVIAAGLGLLGATALPSRRAAAAPLAPVRSLKVQRAYTEDSFDGVYFRDGRYDREALHKLDWVFRDLSASEVTPMDPRLFDVLHTVAERLEASEAFVISSGYRTPEHNANNARRSRRVSTVSLHMSGMAADFRLPGRDAFGVARTAAQMQVGGVGLYRREGFVHLDCGPPRRW, encoded by the coding sequence ATGGCCGGGCGACGGGAGGTGATCGCCGCGGGCCTCGGCCTGCTCGGCGCCACCGCCCTGCCGTCCCGCCGCGCCGCGGCGGCGCCGCTGGCGCCGGTGCGCAGCCTGAAGGTGCAGCGCGCCTATACGGAGGACAGCTTCGACGGCGTGTATTTCCGCGACGGGCGTTATGACCGCGAGGCGCTGCACAAGCTGGACTGGGTGTTCCGCGATCTTTCGGCGTCCGAGGTGACGCCGATGGATCCGCGGCTGTTCGACGTGCTGCACACGGTGGCGGAGCGGCTGGAGGCCAGCGAGGCCTTCGTCATCTCCAGCGGCTACCGCACGCCGGAGCACAATGCCAACAATGCCCGCCGTTCCCGCCGCGTCTCGACGGTGAGCCTGCACATGTCGGGCATGGCGGCGGATTTCCGCCTGCCGGGGCGGGATGCGTTCGGGGTGGCGCGGACGGCGGCGCAGATGCAGGTGGGCGGCGTCGGGCTGTACCGGCGCGAGGGCTTCGTGCATCTCGATTGCGGGCCGCCGCGGCGCTGGTAA